A single genomic interval of Dromiciops gliroides isolate mDroGli1 chromosome 1, mDroGli1.pri, whole genome shotgun sequence harbors:
- the SELPLG gene encoding P-selectin glycoprotein ligand 1 produces MSVTAFFFLLTLQPHGYGLPTGASQVPWIGAKALEAREPLVIRMKRNSFEDEDDEDVPYETPEPELMNKDNSTTPSLVTAGGTQQGATSAPVTTDLEPVTHEATVGKLAMEELTTEAGYGGTTNAHLAEETTKGQQTTRDLATEKVATDPPETVIPTTEESASKVPSSGQQGIQNSTAGDVGTDTVAISTMGKAATGPFTTGTLALDTFKPETVTPTMGQLVTDSATTGEPPTSSPAEHSSLASSTNASAFFVNTGHPTHNSSTTSSPLSSSSAHLDPPKPEVATGQIGLSNTTALVIVATTTHQFLSGHIPVRQCLLAVLILALIATIFLICTVVLAIRLSKKGHTYPVRDYSPTEMVCISSLLAEGEGPPAANGGPVSAKTQLLKPTPGPREDCDGDDLTLHSFLP; encoded by the coding sequence ATGTCGGTGactgctttcttcttcctcctgacCCTACAGCCTCATGGGTATGGGCTGCCCACTGGGGCCAGCCAGGTCCCATGGATAGGGGCTAAAGCCTTGGAGGCCAGAGAGCCCTTGGTCATCCGAATGAAGAGAAATTCCtttgaggatgaggatgatgaggatgtACCTTACGAGACCCCAGAACCAGAGCTCATGAACAAGGACAATTCAACTACACCATCTCTAGTCACAGCAGGAGGAACACAGCAGGGGGCCACGAGTGCACCTGTAACCACAGACTTGGAACCCGTGACACATGAGGCCACTGTAGGGAAGCTGGCCATGGAGGAGTTGACCACAGAAGCAGGATATGGGGGTACCACGAATGCCCACCTAGCAGAGGAGACTACCAAAGGGCAGCAGACCACACGTGACCTCGCAACAGAGAAAGTGGCTACAGATCCGCCAGAAACAGTTATCCCTACCACAGAGGAGTCAGCTTCCAAGGTCCCGAGTTCAGGGCAGCAAGGCATCCAAAATTCCACTGCAGGGGATGTGGGCACAGATACAGTGGCTATCTCTACCATGGGGAAAGCAGCCACGGGCCCATTCACCACGGGCACTCTGGCTTTGGACACATTCAAGCCAGAGACTGTAACCCCTACCATGGGACAGCTGGTGACAGACTCTGCTACCACAGGGGAGCCACCCACCAGCTCCCCAGCAGAGCACAGCAGCCTGGCTTCATCCACGAATGCTTCTGCCTTTTTTGTCAATACAGGTCACCCCACACACAATTCTTCTACCACTTCCTCCCCACTCTCCTCATCCAGTGCACACTTAGATCCTCCTAAACCTGAGGTAGCCACGGGACAGATTGGACTCTCCAATACCACGGCCCTGGTGATTGTGGCCACCACTACCCATCAGTTCCTCTCTGGCCACATCCCAGTGAGGCAGTGCCTGCTGGCTGTCCTCATCTTGGCCCTCATTGCCACCATCTTCCTGATCTGCACTGTGGTCCTGGCCATCCGGCTCTCCAAGAAGGGCCACACTTATCCAGTTCGGGATTACTCCCCCACAGAGATGGTCTGCATCTCCTCCCTACTGGCCGAGGGTGAAGGGCCACCCGCAGCCAATGGGGGCCCAGTGAGTGCCAAGACCCAGCTTCTAAAGCCTACCCCAGGCCCTAGAGAAGACTGTGATGGGGATGATCTGACCCTTCATAGCTTCCTCCCATAA